From the Cucurbita pepo subsp. pepo cultivar mu-cu-16 chromosome LG05, ASM280686v2, whole genome shotgun sequence genome, one window contains:
- the LOC111795470 gene encoding uncharacterized protein At5g41620-like isoform X2 — protein sequence MENGGVEKEENLGEKLRRGVLIGKRCGPCTPVPSWRIWAPPPPPQQTIINQTDPFHISSASASASISARKLAAALWEFHHYLPLPKMHRASKNGVSNGAADSRLIGRRHFHHHHKDKALELSNFLGDPSPSSPEQPASASSLRRHVAASLLQHHQSIERNNQALQPISPSYGSSMEVAPYNPAITPSSSDFKGRIGESHYSLKTSTELLKVLNRIWSLEEQHASNIALIKALKTELSHTHIKMKELLRQRQADRHEMDDLIKEISEDKLVRKNKEEDRIKAAILSMRDELENERKLKKRSESLQRKFARELSETKSSLVNALNEIERERKSRMLLEDLCDEFAKGIKRYENMVHALKQKSDRNSTGRVDRDGLILHISEAWLDERMQMLQEQNGAYVEKSVVEKLQVEIESFLDAKRNDANDIKNDQLLRDHRSSLESVPLNEATSAPQARDDEDSQDSDSHCFELNKPNNSNTMTPKNENTEDHIDKAEKSNDTQRKLGSHERSKSHTPSSLQVRFEEQMAWAMSCIGNKKNEGISAEVNKPSQTENCQDSIHGSNSNHGEASSSNTGWRNQASPVRQWTTTAAPEINTNTVQSSTSTSSKLPPGLKENTLHAKLLEARTKGSRSRLKLFK from the exons ATGGAAAACGGTGGTGTGGAAAAGGAGGAAAATTTGGGGGAAAAGTTAAGGAGAGGGGTTTTGATTGGGAAAAGATGTGGACCTTGCACTCCAGTGCCTTCATGGAGGATTTGggctcctcctcctcctcctcaacAGACCATCATTAACCAAACAGACCCTTTTCACAtttcttctgcttctgcttctgcttctaTCTCTGCCAGAAAGCTTGCGGCTGCCCTTTGGGAGTTTCATCACTATCTTCCACTTCCTAAGATGCACAGAGCTTCCAAGAATGGCGTATCTAATGGTGCTGCTGATTCAAGGCTCATCGGCCGCCGCCActtccatcatcatcataaggACAAAGCCCTTGAACTTTCCAACTTTCTTGGTGATCCTTCCCCCAGCTCGCCTGAGCAG CCAGCAAGTGCAAGCAGCTTAAGGAGACATGTTGCTGCATCATTATTGCAACATCATCAATCAATTGAAAGGAACAATCAAGCTCTTCAGCCCATATCTCCCAGCTATGGAAGCTCTATGGAG GTGGCACCTTATAACCCTGCAATCACTCCTAGTTCTTCGGACTTCAAGGGACGAATTGGCGAATCACATTATAGTCTTAAGACGTCTACCGAACTGCTAAAAGTATTAAATCGAATCTGGAGTTTGGAAGAGCAACACGCGTCGAATATAGCTTTGATAAAAGCATTGAAAACAGAACTCAGCCATACTCATATCAAGATGAAGGAGCTGCTTCGACAACGACAAGCTGATCGACACGAGATGGATGATTTAATAAAGGAAATTTCCGAAGACAAACTCGTTAGAAAGAACAAGGAAGAAGATCGTATCAAGGCTGCAATTCTGTCGATGAGGGATGAACTTGAAAACGAGAGGAAATTAAAGAAACGATCTGAGAGCCTACAGAGGAAGTTTGCAAGAGAGCTCTCTGAGACGAAATCTTCTCTTGTCAATGCGCTAAACGAGATAGAACGAGAGCGAAAATCTAGGATGCTCTTGGAGGATCTCTGTGATGAATTTGCAAAGGGCATAAAACGCTACGAAAACATGGTGCACGCCTTAAAACAGAAATCTGATAGGAACAGCACGGGAAGAGTTGATCGTGATGGTTTAATTCTCCATATCTCGGAAGCTTGGCTCGATGAAAGAATGCAGATGCTACAAGAACAAAACGGTGCTTATGTCGAGAAGTCTGTGGTAGAAAAATTACAAGTCGAAATCGAGAGCTTTCTTGATGCTAAACGAAATGATGCTAACGATATCAAGAACGATCAACTTTTAAGGGACCATCGAAGTTCACTAGAGTCGGTCCCATTGAATGAGGCTACCAGTGCACCTCAGGCTCGGGACGATGAAGATTCTCAAGATAGCGATTCACATTGTTTCGAGTTAAACAAGCCAAACAACAGCAATACCATGACTCCTAAAAATGAGAATACAGAAGATCATATCGACAAAGCAGAGAAATCAAACGACACGCAAAGGAAACTCGGGTCTCACGAGAGGTCTAAAAGCCACACTCCATCCAGCTTGCAAGTACGGTTTGAAGAACAAATGGCTTGGGCAATGTCTTGCATCGGAAACAAGAAGAACGAAGGAATATCCGCTGAAGTAAACAAACCTAGCCAGACTGAGAACTGTCAAGACTCGATCCACGGCTCGAATTCGAA TCATGGTGAGGCCTCCAGCAGCAACACAGGGTGGAGGAACCAAGCAAGTCCAGTGAGACAGTGGACAACAACAGCAGCCCCAGAGATCAACACGAACA
- the LOC111795470 gene encoding uncharacterized protein At5g41620-like isoform X1 — protein sequence MENGGVEKEENLGEKLRRGVLIGKRCGPCTPVPSWRIWAPPPPPQQTIINQTDPFHISSASASASISARKLAAALWEFHHYLPLPKMHRASKNGVSNGAADSRLIGRRHFHHHHKDKALELSNFLGDPSPSSPEQPASASSLRRHVAASLLQHHQSIERNNQALQPISPSYGSSMEVAPYNPAITPSSSDFKGRIGESHYSLKTSTELLKVLNRIWSLEEQHASNIALIKALKTELSHTHIKMKELLRQRQADRHEMDDLIKEISEDKLVRKNKEEDRIKAAILSMRDELENERKLKKRSESLQRKFARELSETKSSLVNALNEIERERKSRMLLEDLCDEFAKGIKRYENMVHALKQKSDRNSTGRVDRDGLILHISEAWLDERMQMLQEQNGAYVEKSVVEKLQVEIESFLDAKRNDANDIKNDQLLRDHRSSLESVPLNEATSAPQARDDEDSQDSDSHCFELNKPNNSNTMTPKNENTEDHIDKAEKSNDTQRKLGSHERSKSHTPSSLQVRFEEQMAWAMSCIGNKKNEGISAEVNKPSQTENCQDSIHGSNSNHILDSVIRNQLLHGDNVHPEEAHGEASSSNTGWRNQASPVRQWTTTAAPEINTNTVQSSTSTSSKLPPGLKENTLHAKLLEARTKGSRSRLKLFK from the exons ATGGAAAACGGTGGTGTGGAAAAGGAGGAAAATTTGGGGGAAAAGTTAAGGAGAGGGGTTTTGATTGGGAAAAGATGTGGACCTTGCACTCCAGTGCCTTCATGGAGGATTTGggctcctcctcctcctcctcaacAGACCATCATTAACCAAACAGACCCTTTTCACAtttcttctgcttctgcttctgcttctaTCTCTGCCAGAAAGCTTGCGGCTGCCCTTTGGGAGTTTCATCACTATCTTCCACTTCCTAAGATGCACAGAGCTTCCAAGAATGGCGTATCTAATGGTGCTGCTGATTCAAGGCTCATCGGCCGCCGCCActtccatcatcatcataaggACAAAGCCCTTGAACTTTCCAACTTTCTTGGTGATCCTTCCCCCAGCTCGCCTGAGCAG CCAGCAAGTGCAAGCAGCTTAAGGAGACATGTTGCTGCATCATTATTGCAACATCATCAATCAATTGAAAGGAACAATCAAGCTCTTCAGCCCATATCTCCCAGCTATGGAAGCTCTATGGAG GTGGCACCTTATAACCCTGCAATCACTCCTAGTTCTTCGGACTTCAAGGGACGAATTGGCGAATCACATTATAGTCTTAAGACGTCTACCGAACTGCTAAAAGTATTAAATCGAATCTGGAGTTTGGAAGAGCAACACGCGTCGAATATAGCTTTGATAAAAGCATTGAAAACAGAACTCAGCCATACTCATATCAAGATGAAGGAGCTGCTTCGACAACGACAAGCTGATCGACACGAGATGGATGATTTAATAAAGGAAATTTCCGAAGACAAACTCGTTAGAAAGAACAAGGAAGAAGATCGTATCAAGGCTGCAATTCTGTCGATGAGGGATGAACTTGAAAACGAGAGGAAATTAAAGAAACGATCTGAGAGCCTACAGAGGAAGTTTGCAAGAGAGCTCTCTGAGACGAAATCTTCTCTTGTCAATGCGCTAAACGAGATAGAACGAGAGCGAAAATCTAGGATGCTCTTGGAGGATCTCTGTGATGAATTTGCAAAGGGCATAAAACGCTACGAAAACATGGTGCACGCCTTAAAACAGAAATCTGATAGGAACAGCACGGGAAGAGTTGATCGTGATGGTTTAATTCTCCATATCTCGGAAGCTTGGCTCGATGAAAGAATGCAGATGCTACAAGAACAAAACGGTGCTTATGTCGAGAAGTCTGTGGTAGAAAAATTACAAGTCGAAATCGAGAGCTTTCTTGATGCTAAACGAAATGATGCTAACGATATCAAGAACGATCAACTTTTAAGGGACCATCGAAGTTCACTAGAGTCGGTCCCATTGAATGAGGCTACCAGTGCACCTCAGGCTCGGGACGATGAAGATTCTCAAGATAGCGATTCACATTGTTTCGAGTTAAACAAGCCAAACAACAGCAATACCATGACTCCTAAAAATGAGAATACAGAAGATCATATCGACAAAGCAGAGAAATCAAACGACACGCAAAGGAAACTCGGGTCTCACGAGAGGTCTAAAAGCCACACTCCATCCAGCTTGCAAGTACGGTTTGAAGAACAAATGGCTTGGGCAATGTCTTGCATCGGAAACAAGAAGAACGAAGGAATATCCGCTGAAGTAAACAAACCTAGCCAGACTGAGAACTGTCAAGACTCGATCCACGGCTCGAATTCGAATCACATACTGGATAGCGTTATCAGAAACCAACTCCTTCATGGGGACAATGTGCATCCTGAAGAAGCTCATGGTGAGGCCTCCAGCAGCAACACAGGGTGGAGGAACCAAGCAAGTCCAGTGAGACAGTGGACAACAACAGCAGCCCCAGAGATCAACACGAACA